One segment of Ipomoea triloba cultivar NCNSP0323 chromosome 12, ASM357664v1 DNA contains the following:
- the LOC115998005 gene encoding dof zinc finger protein DOF2.4-like translates to MVFGSIPAYLDPANWQQVQPNHHSGLCVPPSSQCSSAPVPAPAQVGSIRPGSMAERARLANIPAQDAALNCPRCESTNTKFCYFNNYSLTQPRHFCKSCRRYWTRGGALRNVPVGGACRRNNNKRSNTKPPSNSTNNTPTSSTSSPASTTTLLGFLPPNFNLPPLLGAQLSDTHFHGGEGVGSLLSGSAAVDPWRLQQASPRQLSFLGGLNPSSYGLYPFQDGSGTMLGQMASNSVMKMEQANQESRLFSPWSQIFMIPASDEQWNCVTDVSANLNSSANM, encoded by the exons ATGGTTTTTGGCTCCATTCCAGCTTATCTTGATCCAGCCAACTGGCAACAAGTACAG CCAAATCATCATAGTGGACTTTGCGTCCCACCAAGCAGTCAGTGCTCTTCAGCACCGGTACCGGCGCCGGCGCAAGTGGGGTCAATCCGGCCAGGTTCCATGGCGGAGCGAGCCCGCCTAGCCAACATACCGGCGCAGGACGCCGCCCTAAACTGCCCTAGATGCGAATCAACAAACACAAAGTTTTGCTATTTCAACAACTACAGCCTCACCCAGCCGCGCCACTTCTGCAAGTCGTGCAGGCGCTACTGGACACGCGGCGGCGCTCTCAGGAACGTCCCCGTCGGCGGCGCCTGCCGCcgcaacaacaacaaaagatCAAACACCAAACCACCAAGTAATAGTACTAATAATACTCCCACATCTTCCACTTCTAGTCCTGCCTCAACTACTACCTTATTAGGCTTCTTGCCTCCCAACTTCAATCTCCCCCCTCTTCTCGGCGCCCAACTTTCCGATACCCATTTTCATGGCGGCGAAGGGGTCGGTTCTTTACTTTCCGGTAGCGCCGCCGTTGATCCGTGGCGGCTTCAGCAAGCTTCGCCGCGGCAACTGTCTTTCTTGGGCGGTCTGAATCCTTCATCGTATGGATTATATCCATTTCAAGATGGTTCGGGTACGATGTTGGGACAAATGGCTTCCAATTCAGTGATGAAAATGGAACAAGCTAATCAAGAATCGAGATTGTTTTCACCTTGGTCGCAGATTTTTATGATTCCAGCAAGTGATGAACAGTGGAATTGTGTTACTGATGTTTCTGCTAACCTTAACTCTTCTGCCAACATGTGA
- the LOC115998006 gene encoding transcription factor-like protein DPB isoform X2: MDGKILMQHSKGQYPFLDAVCYADNNEDIDPSGPNSVEKTKRGSKVVGGGLRQYSNMVCMKVKDKGRTTYSEVADEIIADFRATEVNSSVSMNESDEKNIRRRVYDVLNVLMALDIVTKDRKEIQWKGLPTSAGVDMDEIKGMRAKLKDEINKKAAYLKDLEDQIAGHQALICRNQQLYDSKNGPPKGFPLPFLVVKLRLRFLRICSWSTSTSTAHLSLCTMMLTF; the protein is encoded by the exons ATGGATGGTAAGATTCTTATGCAACATTCCAAAGGGCAGTATCCTTTCCTGGATGCAGTATGTTATGCTGATAACAATGAGGATATTGATCCGTCTGGTCCGAACAG TGTCGAAAAGACGAAGAGGGGATCAAAAGTTGTTGGTGGAGGCCTGCGGCAGTACAGTAACATGG TCTGTATGAAGGTCAAAGACAAGGGAAGAACCACTTACAGTGAG GTTGCAGATGAAATAATAGCTGATTTTAGAGCAACGGAAGTGAATTCTTCAGTTTCTATGAACGAG TCTGATGAGAAGAATATACGTAGACGGGTATATGATGTATTAAATGTCCTTATGGCTCTTGACATTGTTACAAAGGACAGAAAGGAAATCCAATGGAAGGGACTGCCTACTTCAGCTGGAGTTGATATGGACGAAATTAAG GGGATGCGTGCTAAGCTGAAAGATGAGATTAATAAGAAAGCTGCATATTTGAAAGACCTAGAAGACCAG ATTGCAGGTCATCAAGCTCTTATATGTCGGAATCAGCAGTTGTACGATTCTAAAAACGGCCCTCCCAAGGGATTCCCTTTGCCATTTTTAGTTGTGAAG TTGAGATTGAGATTTCTGAGGATATGCAGTTGGTCCACTTCGACTTCAACAG CACACCTTTCTCTTTGCACGATGATGCTTACGTTCTAA
- the LOC115998006 gene encoding transcription factor-like protein DPB isoform X1 encodes MDGKILMQHSKGQYPFLDAVCYADNNEDIDPSGPNSVEKTKRGSKVVGGGLRQYSNMVCMKVKDKGRTTYSEVADEIIADFRATEVNSSVSMNESDEKNIRRRVYDVLNVLMALDIVTKDRKEIQWKGLPTSAGVDMDEIKGMRAKLKDEINKKAAYLKDLEDQIAGHQALICRNQQLYDSKNGPPKGFPLPFLVVKTAPHATVEIEISEDMQLVHFDFNSTPFSLHDDAYVLKLMRHYRLLEGAQASQTSAVLSSSPCSDVDSSVGGRR; translated from the exons ATGGATGGTAAGATTCTTATGCAACATTCCAAAGGGCAGTATCCTTTCCTGGATGCAGTATGTTATGCTGATAACAATGAGGATATTGATCCGTCTGGTCCGAACAG TGTCGAAAAGACGAAGAGGGGATCAAAAGTTGTTGGTGGAGGCCTGCGGCAGTACAGTAACATGG TCTGTATGAAGGTCAAAGACAAGGGAAGAACCACTTACAGTGAG GTTGCAGATGAAATAATAGCTGATTTTAGAGCAACGGAAGTGAATTCTTCAGTTTCTATGAACGAG TCTGATGAGAAGAATATACGTAGACGGGTATATGATGTATTAAATGTCCTTATGGCTCTTGACATTGTTACAAAGGACAGAAAGGAAATCCAATGGAAGGGACTGCCTACTTCAGCTGGAGTTGATATGGACGAAATTAAG GGGATGCGTGCTAAGCTGAAAGATGAGATTAATAAGAAAGCTGCATATTTGAAAGACCTAGAAGACCAG ATTGCAGGTCATCAAGCTCTTATATGTCGGAATCAGCAGTTGTACGATTCTAAAAACGGCCCTCCCAAGGGATTCCCTTTGCCATTTTTAGTTGTGAAG ACTGCACCTCATGCTACAGTTGAGATTGAGATTTCTGAGGATATGCAGTTGGTCCACTTCGACTTCAACAG CACACCTTTCTCTTTGCACGATGATGCTTACGTTCTAAAGTTGATGCGCCACTACCGGCTCTTAGAGGGTGCACAGGCTTCCCAAACTTCTGCAGTGCTCTCTTCATCTCCTTGCTCTGATGTGGATTCATCAGTAGGAGGTAGACGGTAG
- the LOC115998012 gene encoding RING-H2 finger protein ATL33-like produces MTRASTNQDPPLLAPAPITSKTSDMNPLSAIFSLLLLLLLPVLIYAVCLVIKCPGSPFRQIGRSPASEPPGELKVKKQPLVEFFSTLKYAKEEPENESGVTECPVCLSVFVAGEEIRQLNACKHMFHVKCIDVWLGSHSTCPVCRTFVPFKRSKLPVIDGDDCNLRQDPSGLV; encoded by the coding sequence ATGACCAGGGCTTCCACCAATCAAGACCCACCACTGCTGGCTCCGGCGCCGATCACTTCCAAGACCTCCGACATGAACCCTCTCTCCGCCATCTTCTCTCTATTACTACTCTTATTACTACCCGTCCTAATTTACGCCGTCTGCCTTGTCATAAAGTGCCCTGGGAGCCCTTTCCGGCAGATCGGACGGAGCCCGGCCAGTGAACCGCCTGGAGAATTGAAAGTGAAGAAACAGCCGCTGGTGGAGTTCTTCTCAACCTTAAAGTACGCGAAAGAGGAGCCGGAAAACGAGAGTGGCGTGACCGAATGTCCGGTGTGCTTATCAGTGTTTGTTGCGGGAGAAGAAATTAGACAGCTAAATGCATGCAAACATATGTTTCATGTCAAATGTATCGATGTCTGGCTGGGTTCTCACTCCACCTGTCCGGTTTGCCGGACTTTCGTGCCGTTTAAGCGTTCCAAGCTGCCTGTAATTGACGGCGATGATTGTAATCTCCGACAAGATCCTTCTGGTTTAGTTTGA